The following proteins come from a genomic window of Tenebrio molitor chromosome 9, icTenMoli1.1, whole genome shotgun sequence:
- the LOC138138634 gene encoding golgin subfamily A member 6-like protein 22 has protein sequence MDEEMKKMLEKIMEDVGEIKEENRKMSRELEQLKSIMREKEEKWEREKMELKEKMTKLEEKMEEQEKRVRKKNFVVTGLDEEECENEKKLEKWMKAELEVEVRVKEMYKINGGKMIVAELESWGEKRKVMENKRKLREKKGKRVYIEDDLTKKERETQKKLRTLAKEERQKGLRVKVGYKKIWIEGKGFRWDEENGKLHTANF, from the coding sequence ATGGATGAGGAAATGAAaaagatgttggaaaaaattatggaGGATGTAGGGGAGATAAAGGAAGAGAATCGGAAGATGAGCCGGGAATTGGAACAACTGAAAAGTATAATGCGtgaaaaggaagaaaaatgGGAAAGAGAGAAGAtggaattaaaagaaaaaatgacaaaattggAGGAGAAAATGGAAGAGCAGGAAAAAAGAGtgagaaaaaagaattttGTCGTAACGGGACTGGATGAAGAGGAATGTGAGAACGAGAAGAAACTGGAAAAATGGATGAAGGCAGAATTAGAGGTTGAAGTAAGGGTGAAAGagatgtataaaataaatggaggaaaaatgattgtggcagAACTTGAGAGCTGGGGGGAAAAACGGAAAGTTATGGAAAATAAGAGGAAactaagagaaaaaaaaggaaagagaGTGTACATAGAAGATGATCTGACAAAGAAGGAGAGAGAAACACAGAAGAAATTAAGAACGCTAGCCAAAGAAGAGCGACAAAAAGGACTGCGGGTGAAAGTGGGTTATAAAAAGATATGGATAGAGGGAAAAGGTTTTAGGTGGGATGAAGAAAACGGGAAGTTACATACagcaaatttttga